From one Amia ocellicauda isolate fAmiCal2 chromosome 17, fAmiCal2.hap1, whole genome shotgun sequence genomic stretch:
- the atpaf2 gene encoding ATP synthase mitochondrial F1 complex assembly factor 2, with amino-acid sequence MLRSLSRLYGSCSAPLPSPCDCQAAVAALTRRLPRQSSAPTYSTATSGRRKFYQDVSITQGEGGVYEINLDRRKLKTPGGKLFTVPNEALAVAVATEWDLQKDTLKFYTMHLTTLCNTALDNPTQRNKEQLITAALKFLETDTICYRVEEPQRLVELQRNEWDPVLDWIEKRYNVEIGSSSSLLGPNIPQETKDTFRQHLASYNFWALTGLEFVIAQLKSVVLSFGLIDRHLTVEKAVLLSRLEEEYQIQHWGSVEWAHDYDMFELSARTAAGTLFVHLSSESSTIKRKLLQD; translated from the exons ATGCTGCGAAGTCTGTCCAGGCTGTACGGGAGCTGCAGCGCCCCTCTCCCCTCGCCGTGCGACTGCCAGGCGGCTGTGGCAGCTCTGACCCGGCGCCTCCCCCGCCAGAGCAGCGCACCGACCTACTCCACTGCCACCTCGG GGAGGAGGAAATTCTACCAGGATGTCAGTATTACCCAAGGAGAAG GTGGAGTGTATGAGATCAATCTGGACCGTAGGAAGCTGAAGACACCCGGGGGCAAGCTGTTCACCGTGCCCAATGAGGCCCTGGCGGTGGCCGTGGCCACAGAGTGGGACTTGCAGAAGGACACGCTCAAATTCTACACCATGCACCTG ACTACTCTATGCAATACAGCCCTGGACAACCCCACACAGAGGAACAAGGAGCAACTGATCACAGCCGCCCTCAAATTCCTGGAGACTGACACCATCTG CTACAGAGTAGAGGAGCCTCAGCGCCTGGTGGAGCTCCAGAGAAACGAGTGGGACCCTGTGTTGGACTGGATAGAGAAGAG GTACAATGTTGAGATCGGCTCGTCCTCCAGTCTCTTGGGACCCAACATTCCTCAGGAGACCAAAGACACCTTCCGACAGCACCTGGCTTCCTACAATTTCTGGGCCCTGACAG GCCTGGAGTTTGTGATTGCACAGCTGAAGTCAGTGGTGCTGTCCTTCGGGCTGATCGACAGACACCTGACGGTGGAGAAGGCGGTGTTGCTGTCTCGCCTGGAGGAGGAATACCAG ATCCAACACTGGGGCAGTGTGGAGTGGGCCCATGATTACGACATGTTTGAGCTGTCTGCTCGAACGGCTGCAGGGACGCTGTTTGTGCACCTCTCCTCGGAGAGCTCCACCATCAAGCGCAAACTGCTACAGGACTGA